A stretch of the Oceanicola sp. D3 genome encodes the following:
- a CDS encoding sugar ABC transporter ATP-binding protein, whose protein sequence is MSEDHPIGLSIRDAVKVYPGTRALKGVDFDIRMGAVNVLVGENGAGKSTLMKVISGVEALTEGEVTMNGQPVQFHNKDDAVKAGIGIVFQELNLFPEMSVAENIFIGNELTRGGVHLDIAAQRTRSREILQRLEQDIDPDTPLGFLRIGQQQIVEIAKALAQDARILILDEPTSALSAVEVEVLFRLIDELKAHGVGIVYISHRLEELIRLGDYITVLRDGEITGARSMDGVDLRWIVEAMIGGKSKDFAEPISHEPGDEAFRAEDVMLPKMGGGFHVDHVSLSVRSGEIVGIYGLMGAGRTELMECIIGRHPGTSGGRYFIDGKEIRSGAIADRIASGIALVPEDRKKDGLVQIMAIRENLTLSSLGQLARSFHLDLRREAGRAMEFIKRLTIKVSSQENPVSSLSGGNQQKVVIGKALMTQPKILLMDEPTRGVDVGAKAEIYRVMRQLAVDGLAVLFCSSEIEECMALSDRILVMADGRVTGTFDKQAEAAEVIAAATPGVNTKENAA, encoded by the coding sequence ATGAGTGAAGATCATCCCATCGGGCTTTCCATCCGCGATGCGGTGAAGGTCTACCCCGGCACGCGCGCGTTGAAGGGGGTCGATTTTGATATCCGCATGGGCGCCGTCAACGTGCTGGTCGGCGAGAACGGTGCAGGCAAATCGACGCTGATGAAGGTGATCTCGGGGGTGGAGGCGCTGACCGAGGGCGAGGTCACCATGAATGGCCAGCCGGTGCAGTTTCACAACAAGGATGATGCCGTGAAGGCGGGCATTGGGATTGTCTTTCAGGAGCTGAACCTCTTTCCCGAGATGTCGGTGGCCGAGAATATCTTCATCGGCAACGAGCTAACCCGCGGCGGGGTGCATCTGGACATCGCCGCCCAGCGGACTCGCAGCAGGGAGATCCTTCAGCGGCTGGAGCAGGACATCGACCCGGACACCCCGCTCGGCTTTCTGCGGATCGGCCAGCAGCAGATCGTGGAGATCGCCAAGGCGCTGGCGCAGGATGCCCGCATCCTGATCCTTGACGAGCCAACCTCAGCCCTGTCGGCCGTGGAGGTTGAGGTGCTGTTCCGGCTGATTGACGAACTCAAGGCGCATGGCGTCGGCATCGTCTACATCTCGCATCGTCTGGAAGAGCTGATCCGGCTCGGGGATTACATCACCGTGCTGCGCGACGGCGAAATTACAGGTGCCCGCAGCATGGACGGGGTCGACCTGCGCTGGATCGTTGAGGCGATGATCGGCGGCAAGTCGAAGGACTTTGCCGAACCGATCAGCCATGAACCGGGGGATGAGGCCTTTCGTGCCGAAGACGTCATGCTGCCCAAAATGGGCGGCGGGTTTCATGTTGACCATGTCTCTCTCTCGGTCCGCTCCGGCGAGATCGTCGGAATTTACGGGCTGATGGGCGCAGGCCGCACCGAGCTGATGGAGTGCATCATCGGCCGACATCCCGGCACCTCGGGAGGGCGCTATTTCATCGACGGCAAGGAGATCCGGAGCGGCGCAATTGCCGACCGCATCGCCAGCGGCATCGCGCTGGTGCCGGAAGATCGCAAGAAGGACGGCCTCGTGCAGATCATGGCGATCCGTGAAAACCTCACCCTGTCGTCGCTCGGGCAACTGGCCCGCAGCTTTCACCTTGATCTCAGGCGCGAGGCGGGGCGGGCGATGGAGTTCATCAAGCGGCTCACCATCAAGGTCTCCAGCCAGGAAAACCCGGTTTCGTCCCTCTCTGGGGGCAACCAGCAGAAGGTGGTCATCGGCAAGGCGTTGATGACCCAACCCAAGATCTTGCTGATGGACGAGCCCACGCGCGGTGTCGACGTGGGGGCCAAGGCCGAAATCTACAGGGTGATGCGCCAGCTCGCGGTCGATGGCTTGGCGGTGCTGTTTTGCAGCTCGGAGATCGAGGAATGCATGGCCCTGAGCGACCGCATCCTGGTGATGGCGGACGGCAGGGTCACCGGAACATTCGACAAGCAGGCCGAGGCGGCGGAGGTCATTGCCGCCGCGACGCCCGGCGTAAATACCAAGGAGAACGCGGCATGA
- a CDS encoding ABC transporter permease, which translates to MSATADTPTKGGTNWLLLLLKARTFVALILVFGYFSFAAPNFLSVANAVLISKHVAINAFLAIGMTYVIITGGIDLSVGSVVGLTSMIAGYLILNGIDLGLGWSIQFNTLEIVLLVCLVGVFVGWVNGLLITRLNVAPFIATLGMLYIARGAALLMSGGRTFPNLNGNPEYGSHTFPLIGAGTLFGVPLMIWILIVVALVATYIAQRTPLGRHIYATGGNESGAELSGVRVRRVKTFVYMFSGLMAAIVGIIIASQLKAAHPATGEFFELNAIAAAVLGGTSMSGGRGRIWGTIIGAFVIGILSDGLIMMGVSSFWQMVIKGLVIVAAVVVDQAQSRLQARVALAQEAAS; encoded by the coding sequence ATGAGCGCCACGGCAGACACACCAACCAAGGGCGGAACCAACTGGCTCCTTCTGTTGCTGAAGGCGCGCACCTTCGTGGCGCTGATCCTCGTGTTCGGTTACTTCTCCTTCGCCGCGCCCAACTTCCTGAGTGTGGCCAATGCGGTGCTTATCTCGAAGCACGTGGCGATCAACGCCTTCCTCGCTATCGGCATGACCTACGTGATCATCACCGGGGGCATCGACCTGTCGGTGGGCTCAGTTGTTGGCCTGACCTCGATGATCGCGGGCTATCTCATCCTCAACGGGATAGACCTTGGCCTCGGCTGGTCGATTCAGTTCAACACGCTGGAAATCGTGCTGCTCGTCTGTCTCGTCGGCGTTTTCGTCGGCTGGGTGAACGGGCTATTGATCACGCGGCTCAATGTGGCCCCCTTCATTGCGACGTTGGGGATGCTCTACATCGCCCGCGGCGCAGCGCTGCTGATGTCGGGTGGGCGGACCTTTCCCAACCTGAACGGAAACCCAGAATACGGCTCGCACACCTTCCCGCTGATCGGGGCTGGCACTCTTTTTGGTGTCCCGTTGATGATCTGGATCCTGATCGTGGTGGCGCTGGTGGCAACCTATATCGCGCAGCGCACCCCGCTGGGCAGGCACATCTACGCCACCGGGGGCAACGAGAGCGGGGCCGAGCTTTCCGGCGTTCGGGTGCGGCGGGTCAAAACCTTTGTTTACATGTTCTCCGGCCTCATGGCCGCGATTGTGGGCATCATCATCGCCTCCCAGCTCAAGGCGGCTCACCCGGCAACGGGAGAGTTCTTTGAACTCAACGCCATTGCGGCGGCGGTGCTGGGCGGCACCTCCATGTCGGGCGGGCGGGGCCGGATCTGGGGCACCATCATCGGTGCCTTCGTGATTGGCATACTGTCAGACGGACTCATCATGATGGGGGTCTCGTCGTTCTGGCAGATGGTGATCAAGGGCCTCGTGATCGTTGCCGCCGTGGTGGTCGATCAGGCGCAAAGCCGACTGCAGGCGAGGGTCGCACTGGCGCAGGAGGCCGCAAGCTAG
- a CDS encoding oxaloacetate decarboxylase, whose product MTSDTVLRDRLRRGLLTVAPGAPDPLTARIVQAQGFDAVYMTGLGATAARLGQPDLGLLTQTEMADHARAMVRAVDIPVIADADTGYGGALNVARTVREYMQGGVAALHLEDQVSPKRCGQLAGVRLVSPEEGAARLSAAVEARRKSDLVIIGRTDALPAMGMDEAVARAARYRDTGVDLVFVDGVKTRAEVEAIAKRVEGPKVLSLVDGTDAALLTTDEVQEMGFAVVMYAVTALFTAARATQDALAALKVEGRPATAGALSYAEFCDVVDLAGHQAFAHRHGE is encoded by the coding sequence GTGACCAGCGATACCGTTTTGCGAGACCGGCTGAGGCGTGGGCTGTTGACCGTTGCGCCCGGCGCACCAGACCCGTTGACGGCCCGCATTGTGCAGGCGCAGGGCTTTGATGCCGTCTACATGACGGGGCTCGGCGCGACGGCCGCGCGGCTGGGCCAGCCAGACCTTGGATTGCTGACGCAGACGGAAATGGCCGACCATGCCCGCGCGATGGTTCGGGCTGTGGATATTCCGGTGATCGCCGATGCCGACACCGGCTATGGTGGCGCGCTGAACGTGGCGCGGACGGTGCGGGAATACATGCAGGGCGGCGTTGCGGCGCTGCATCTGGAAGATCAGGTTTCTCCCAAGCGCTGCGGCCAGCTGGCCGGCGTGCGGCTGGTGTCTCCCGAGGAGGGCGCGGCCCGATTGTCGGCGGCGGTCGAGGCGCGGCGCAAGAGTGATCTGGTCATCATCGGACGCACCGATGCGCTTCCGGCCATGGGGATGGACGAAGCTGTCGCGCGGGCGGCGCGTTACCGGGATACCGGCGTTGATCTTGTCTTCGTCGACGGGGTGAAAACCCGCGCCGAGGTTGAGGCCATCGCAAAGCGGGTCGAGGGACCGAAGGTTTTGAGCCTTGTCGACGGCACCGATGCCGCGCTGCTGACCACGGACGAGGTGCAGGAGATGGGCTTTGCCGTTGTCATGTATGCGGTGACGGCGCTCTTTACCGCGGCGCGCGCCACGCAAGACGCTTTGGCTGCCTTGAAGGTCGAGGGCCGGCCGGCCACCGCCGGGGCGCTCAGCTATGCAGAGTTTTGCGACGTGGTGGACCTGGCCGGACATCAGGCTTTTGCCCACAGGCACGGCGAATGA
- a CDS encoding SDR family NAD(P)-dependent oxidoreductase, with protein MTAVVLITGAGSGIGLATARAVVARGARAILWDISGPALDAARAELGEDAVSTAIIDVSDPDAVATARLDGVTHLVNNAGILGQRMDWAELDADHLQSVFHVNLVGLMLVTQAFAKARVGHPTASIVNISSIAGENGGGPGFAAYGASKGAIMALTRAMARDFAPDMRVNALAPGIIDTPIQDAIMTAPNARAQAAEGIPMGRMGTAGEVAQAAEWLLFDAPYTTGEIIRIAGGRR; from the coding sequence ATGACGGCGGTTGTCCTCATCACCGGCGCAGGCTCTGGCATCGGGCTGGCCACCGCGCGAGCCGTTGTGGCACGCGGCGCGCGGGCGATCCTCTGGGACATCTCGGGCCCGGCGCTGGACGCGGCACGCGCGGAGCTTGGCGAAGACGCGGTCAGCACTGCGATCATCGACGTTTCAGACCCCGACGCCGTGGCTACGGCAAGACTGGATGGCGTGACGCATTTGGTGAACAACGCGGGCATTCTGGGCCAGCGGATGGATTGGGCCGAGCTTGACGCTGACCACCTTCAATCCGTCTTCCACGTCAACCTTGTGGGGCTGATGCTGGTTACGCAGGCGTTTGCCAAGGCGCGGGTGGGGCACCCGACGGCCAGTATCGTCAACATTTCATCCATCGCTGGCGAAAATGGTGGTGGGCCGGGCTTTGCCGCCTACGGCGCGTCCAAGGGTGCGATCATGGCGCTGACGCGTGCCATGGCGCGAGACTTTGCGCCTGATATGCGGGTTAACGCGCTGGCGCCGGGGATCATCGACACGCCTATACAAGACGCCATCATGACCGCGCCCAACGCGCGCGCGCAGGCTGCCGAGGGCATCCCCATGGGGCGCATGGGCACCGCTGGTGAGGTGGCGCAGGCAGCGGAATGGCTGCTGTTCGACGCCCCCTATACCACGGGCGAAATCATTCGCATCGCGGGAGGGCGACGGTGA
- a CDS encoding TRAP transporter small permease — protein MKLVDYFFKALEVVLVFLLAGMTIMVFANVVLRYGFGSGIDISEELSRFFFVWLIFLGAIVAMRHNMHMGFDLVVTSVSEPVRRVLLTVANGLVLAVCIMVLWGSLAQFHVNATNIAPVTRMPMFWVFGVLIPMSSLIGLMAGLRMLGYATGRLKGLPTSERSVAE, from the coding sequence GTGAAACTGGTCGATTATTTCTTCAAGGCGCTGGAGGTGGTGCTCGTCTTCCTGCTGGCGGGCATGACTATCATGGTCTTTGCAAATGTGGTGCTGCGCTACGGCTTTGGGTCGGGCATCGACATCAGCGAGGAGTTGTCACGCTTCTTCTTTGTCTGGCTGATCTTCCTCGGGGCCATCGTCGCCATGCGGCACAACATGCACATGGGGTTTGACCTCGTGGTGACGAGCGTGAGCGAGCCGGTGCGGCGCGTACTGCTGACTGTCGCCAACGGGCTGGTGCTGGCGGTTTGCATCATGGTGCTCTGGGGGTCGTTGGCGCAATTCCACGTCAACGCAACGAACATCGCGCCGGTCACACGGATGCCGATGTTCTGGGTGTTCGGGGTGCTGATCCCGATGTCCTCTCTGATCGGCCTGATGGCCGGGCTGCGGATGCTGGGCTATGCGACCGGCCGCCTGAAAGGCCTGCCGACCTCGGAGCGGAGTGTGGCCGAATGA
- a CDS encoding TRAP transporter large permease gives MTLALFIVTLAITLSIGVPVAFALLICAAVMGFHMDLFDAQVISQRMVVGANNFSLLAIPFFLLAGELMNAGGMSKRIIGFAMAFVGHVRGGLGVVAIFAAIILASLSGSAAADSAALIAIMLPMMKQSGHDEARSVGLMASGGVIAPIIPPSIAYIIFAVATNLSITQLFMAGIVPGVMMGLGAIVAWLIVARRDNVQPQPRQGWDVRLRETRKALWSLGMPVIILGGIRFGVVTPTEAAVIAAVYAIFVGMVVHRELKVSQLFRVFRDAALTSAVVMMLAATALATAWFITLADLSGIVLDLVGPLVDSPTLLLIVIMALVLMIGTMLDMGPTILILAPVLLPVVEEAGIDPIYFGVLFVINCAIGLVTPPVGIVLSVSAGVSGVPLHKVAKGAAPFLIAQIIVLALLVIFPQLVLTPLDWLR, from the coding sequence ATGACCCTCGCCCTCTTCATCGTTACCCTCGCCATTACCCTGTCGATCGGCGTTCCGGTTGCCTTCGCCCTGCTGATCTGCGCCGCCGTCATGGGCTTTCACATGGACCTGTTTGACGCGCAGGTGATCTCGCAGCGCATGGTCGTCGGGGCGAACAACTTTTCTCTGCTGGCGATCCCGTTCTTCCTGCTCGCCGGAGAGCTGATGAACGCGGGCGGCATGTCAAAACGGATCATCGGCTTCGCCATGGCCTTCGTCGGGCATGTGCGCGGCGGGCTGGGCGTGGTGGCGATCTTTGCTGCGATCATCCTTGCCTCGCTCTCCGGGTCGGCGGCGGCAGACTCGGCGGCGCTGATCGCGATCATGCTGCCGATGATGAAACAATCGGGGCATGACGAGGCGCGCTCTGTCGGGCTCATGGCCTCGGGCGGTGTTATCGCACCGATCATTCCGCCCTCCATTGCCTACATCATCTTTGCCGTGGCCACGAACCTCTCGATCACCCAGTTGTTCATGGCAGGCATCGTGCCCGGCGTGATGATGGGGCTTGGTGCCATCGTCGCCTGGTTGATCGTGGCGCGGCGCGACAATGTGCAGCCGCAGCCAAGGCAGGGCTGGGATGTGCGCCTGCGCGAAACCCGCAAGGCCCTGTGGTCGCTGGGCATGCCTGTGATCATCCTCGGCGGCATCCGCTTTGGCGTGGTGACCCCAACAGAGGCCGCCGTAATCGCCGCAGTCTATGCCATCTTCGTCGGCATGGTGGTGCACCGCGAGTTGAAGGTGAGCCAGCTGTTCCGCGTGTTCCGCGACGCGGCGCTGACCTCGGCCGTGGTGATGATGCTGGCGGCAACCGCCTTGGCCACGGCATGGTTCATCACACTGGCGGACCTGTCGGGCATCGTGCTCGACCTCGTCGGCCCGCTGGTCGACAGCCCAACCCTGCTGCTGATCGTCATCATGGCGCTCGTGCTGATGATCGGCACCATGCTCGACATGGGGCCAACGATCCTGATCCTCGCGCCGGTGCTGCTGCCCGTGGTTGAGGAGGCGGGGATCGACCCGATCTACTTTGGCGTGCTCTTCGTCATCAACTGCGCCATCGGCCTGGTGACACCGCCCGTTGGCATCGTTCTCAGCGTCTCGGCCGGGGTCTCGGGCGTGCCGCTGCATAAGGTGGCCAAGGGCGCGGCGCCGTTTCTCATTGCGCAGATTATCGTGCTCGCGCTGCTGGTGATCTTTCCGCAACTCGTTCTCACGCCGCTGGATTGGCTGCGCTGA
- a CDS encoding DctP family TRAP transporter solute-binding subunit: MKLKTLAALAFATALTSPALAAEYGSHTFKISSGAAKDHPIATGIEAMSACMEEGSGGNMKLRAFYSGQLGDDADATQATRSGSIEMVVTGSAAIAGIEPALGVFTLPFMFENDAEVDAIMTGPFFDYVAEKMPEHDLVMLSMWENGFRNATNSKHPIMAVSDFEGLNFRVMQNPIFLDTFRRLGANPVPMAFGEVFTALETGAVDGQENPLPLIEATKFYEVQKYLTLTRHAYSPNPVLVNKGVWEGLNGDEQALIQSCAESARDAQIERSRAAVGESAEKLTSEGMEISEMPAEEMAKLRELVAPVYETSMDSVGKENFDRLSEELAKIRN, from the coding sequence ATGAAACTGAAGACTCTCGCGGCTCTGGCATTTGCCACGGCCCTGACAAGCCCGGCGCTTGCCGCCGAATACGGCAGCCACACTTTCAAAATCTCGAGCGGCGCGGCCAAGGATCACCCGATTGCCACCGGCATCGAGGCGATGTCGGCCTGCATGGAAGAGGGCTCGGGCGGCAACATGAAGCTGCGCGCCTTCTACTCGGGCCAGCTCGGCGATGATGCCGATGCCACGCAGGCCACGCGCTCCGGCTCCATCGAGATGGTGGTGACGGGCTCTGCTGCAATCGCGGGCATTGAACCAGCGCTGGGCGTGTTCACCCTGCCGTTCATGTTCGAGAACGACGCCGAGGTTGATGCGATCATGACCGGCCCGTTCTTCGACTATGTCGCCGAGAAGATGCCTGAGCATGATCTCGTGATGCTGTCGATGTGGGAAAACGGCTTTCGCAACGCCACCAACTCCAAGCACCCGATCATGGCGGTGTCGGATTTCGAGGGGCTGAACTTCCGCGTGATGCAAAACCCGATCTTCCTCGACACCTTCCGCCGTCTGGGTGCAAACCCGGTGCCGATGGCCTTTGGCGAGGTGTTCACCGCGCTGGAAACCGGCGCCGTTGACGGGCAGGAAAACCCGCTGCCGCTGATCGAAGCGACGAAATTTTACGAGGTGCAGAAGTATCTCACGCTCACCCGTCACGCCTATTCGCCCAACCCGGTTCTGGTGAACAAGGGTGTCTGGGAAGGGCTAAACGGCGACGAGCAGGCGCTGATTCAATCCTGTGCCGAAAGCGCCCGCGACGCGCAGATCGAGCGCTCGCGCGCTGCTGTGGGTGAATCCGCCGAGAAGCTGACCTCCGAAGGCATGGAAATCTCAGAAATGCCCGCCGAGGAAATGGCCAAGCTGCGCGAACTGGTGGCGCCCGTCTACGAGACCTCGATGGACTCCGTCGGCAAGGAAAACTTTGACCGGCTGTCCGAAGAGCTGGCCAAAATTCGCAACTAA
- a CDS encoding FAD-binding oxidoreductase — translation MPLDTASFIARLAEAFPGPALLAGDDIPARNLHDTSFLPDVTPLAVLRPDTPEAVAEAVRHCSEAGVPMVPQGGLTGLAGGAHPIDGAVMISLERFSGIEEIDPASATMTVRAGTPLEVIQKAADEAGFFIPLDLGARGSCLIGGNIGTNAGGNRVIRYGMTREMILGLEYVLPDGTLVSGLNKMLKNNAGYDLKQLFIGSEGTLGIVTRAVLRMHPKPGCVNAALCGLGSYEDVVKLLAEARRGLGPMLSAFEVMWPDYWQVVTETVGTRSPLEGQHAYYVLLETQGLEEEIDGPRFMSWVEKVYEAGLLEDAAISQSLSDVQRFWDVRDACGEFMTRLGPHCAFDIGLPVTSMDAFADACRSRLAAAMPQALSVYYGHIGDGNLHIVALDRAAADQPMSQISAIVYDTVRDFGGTVSAEHGIGLLKKPYLPYTRSAEELALMARIKAALDPAGLLNPGKVIDAPIGDRT, via the coding sequence ATGCCGCTCGACACCGCCTCCTTCATCGCTCGCCTTGCCGAGGCCTTCCCGGGCCCGGCGTTGCTGGCAGGCGACGATATTCCGGCGCGCAATCTGCATGACACTTCTTTTCTTCCGGATGTAACTCCACTGGCCGTGCTCCGCCCGGATACGCCCGAGGCTGTAGCAGAGGCGGTGCGGCACTGTTCCGAGGCGGGCGTGCCCATGGTGCCCCAAGGCGGGCTGACCGGCCTGGCAGGTGGGGCCCACCCGATTGATGGCGCGGTGATGATCTCGCTTGAGCGGTTTTCGGGGATCGAAGAGATCGACCCCGCCAGCGCCACCATGACAGTGCGCGCGGGCACCCCGCTGGAAGTGATCCAAAAGGCCGCCGATGAGGCCGGGTTCTTCATTCCGCTGGACCTTGGCGCGCGCGGCTCCTGCCTGATTGGCGGCAATATCGGCACCAATGCGGGCGGCAATCGGGTGATCCGCTACGGCATGACCCGTGAGATGATCCTCGGCCTCGAATACGTGCTGCCGGACGGCACCTTGGTCAGCGGGCTGAACAAGATGCTAAAGAACAACGCGGGCTATGATCTGAAACAGCTCTTCATAGGCTCAGAGGGCACGCTCGGCATCGTCACCCGTGCGGTGTTGCGGATGCACCCTAAGCCCGGTTGCGTAAACGCGGCGCTTTGTGGCCTCGGTTCCTACGAAGATGTGGTCAAACTGCTGGCGGAGGCCCGGCGCGGGCTCGGGCCGATGCTGTCGGCCTTTGAGGTGATGTGGCCCGACTACTGGCAGGTGGTGACCGAGACGGTGGGCACACGCTCGCCATTGGAGGGGCAGCACGCCTACTATGTCTTGCTCGAAACCCAAGGGCTGGAAGAAGAGATTGACGGTCCGCGCTTCATGTCATGGGTCGAGAAGGTCTATGAGGCTGGCTTGCTGGAGGATGCTGCCATCAGCCAGAGCTTGTCGGATGTACAGCGCTTCTGGGACGTGCGCGATGCCTGCGGCGAGTTCATGACGCGGCTCGGCCCTCATTGCGCCTTCGACATTGGCCTGCCGGTCACATCAATGGATGCCTTTGCCGATGCCTGCCGGTCGCGTCTGGCCGCGGCGATGCCGCAGGCGCTCAGCGTCTATTACGGGCATATCGGCGACGGGAACCTGCACATCGTGGCACTTGACCGCGCCGCCGCCGACCAGCCGATGAGCCAGATCAGCGCTATCGTTTACGATACGGTGCGCGACTTCGGCGGCACCGTGTCTGCCGAACATGGTATTGGACTGCTGAAGAAACCCTACCTACCCTATACCCGCTCGGCCGAGGAATTGGCGCTGATGGCCCGCATCAAGGCCGCGCTCGATCCGGCAGGGCTGCTCAACCCGGGCAAGGTTATCGACGCCCCTATCGGAGATCGCACATGA
- a CDS encoding HpcH/HpaI aldolase/citrate lyase family protein, translating into MNPLKSRLLSGKFVTAAWAELGHPDIAEILVRHGWPTVLIDGEHGIGDLETWVAVARAVEAAGGETLLRVPDGSDTTLKKAMDRGFRSIIVPMVNTVEQATRIAASCHYPQRGAGGIGRGYAAPIVRGSDYGTRPDYAVQTANDDVLLFVQCETPESVAALAEIAGVEGIDGIFLGPNDLAATMGHIEDMDHASPQAAFAEVEAKVRGAGKLLATVPGGGRDWATLREKGFNLVAGVNDVSFLVDAARASAQDRDAQLGTQTAPTESVARY; encoded by the coding sequence ATGAACCCCCTAAAATCCCGTCTGCTGTCCGGCAAGTTCGTCACCGCCGCCTGGGCCGAACTGGGGCATCCCGACATCGCGGAGATCCTCGTGCGGCATGGCTGGCCCACCGTGCTGATCGACGGCGAGCATGGCATCGGCGACCTTGAAACATGGGTCGCCGTGGCCCGGGCCGTTGAAGCGGCGGGTGGCGAGACCCTCCTGCGCGTGCCGGACGGCTCTGACACGACCTTGAAGAAGGCGATGGACCGGGGCTTTCGGTCGATCATCGTGCCGATGGTGAACACGGTGGAGCAGGCAACCCGCATCGCGGCCTCCTGTCACTACCCGCAGCGCGGAGCGGGCGGCATAGGGCGTGGCTATGCAGCGCCGATTGTGCGCGGCTCCGATTATGGCACCCGTCCCGACTATGCCGTGCAGACGGCAAACGACGATGTGCTGCTCTTCGTGCAATGCGAAACCCCGGAAAGCGTTGCCGCGCTGGCCGAGATCGCGGGCGTCGAGGGGATCGACGGAATTTTCCTTGGCCCGAACGACCTGGCCGCAACCATGGGCCATATCGAGGATATGGATCACGCGAGCCCACAGGCGGCCTTTGCCGAGGTGGAGGCCAAGGTTCGGGGCGCTGGCAAGCTTCTGGCCACGGTGCCGGGCGGTGGGCGCGACTGGGCGACCCTGCGCGAAAAGGGCTTCAACCTGGTCGCCGGGGTCAACGATGTGTCTTTCCTCGTGGACGCGGCCCGCGCCTCTGCGCAGGACCGCGACGCGCAGCTGGGCACCCAAACCGCGCCCACCGAGAGCGTCGCCCGCTACTGA
- a CDS encoding GntR family transcriptional regulator, which produces MPATPGMQIEQPKTLTEIVVERIRASIIDGQFAFGENISEDKLATAFGVSRSPVRDALNALQFTGLVTIKPKRGSFVFNPTGEEVAEICDYRLMLEREALRLSMAADREGFLTALDDALDRMRERMQAGDEIGYVRIDTEFHNLFFDHCGNGLVQNAFHLVEARIATIRTALNARFKQRREDSFDQHVAIVEGLKRGDWEQVHDVLGKHITSIRTDAIDELSRSAAGE; this is translated from the coding sequence ATGCCTGCAACACCCGGGATGCAGATCGAACAGCCCAAGACGCTGACGGAGATCGTCGTAGAGCGCATACGCGCATCGATCATCGACGGGCAGTTTGCCTTTGGTGAGAACATCTCGGAAGACAAGCTGGCCACTGCATTCGGCGTCAGCCGCTCACCCGTTCGCGATGCGCTGAATGCCTTGCAGTTTACCGGGCTGGTGACGATCAAGCCAAAGCGCGGCAGCTTCGTTTTCAACCCGACCGGCGAGGAAGTTGCGGAAATTTGCGACTATCGACTGATGCTTGAGCGCGAGGCGCTGCGGTTGTCCATGGCTGCCGACCGGGAGGGGTTTTTGACCGCGCTGGACGATGCCTTGGACAGAATGCGCGAGCGGATGCAGGCGGGTGACGAGATTGGCTATGTGCGGATCGATACGGAGTTTCATAACCTGTTCTTCGACCATTGCGGCAACGGCCTGGTGCAGAACGCCTTTCACCTTGTGGAAGCTCGTATCGCCACGATCCGCACGGCGCTGAATGCCCGCTTCAAGCAGCGCCGCGAAGACAGCTTTGACCAGCACGTTGCCATCGTTGAGGGGTTGAAGCGCGGGGATTGGGAACAGGTCCACGATGTTCTGGGCAAGCACATCACCTCGATCCGAACCGATGCCATCGACGAATTGTCGCGCAGCGCGGCAGGCGAGTGA
- a CDS encoding TetR/AcrR family transcriptional regulator yields the protein MNEAEQALLDAALQVFSRYGVKRSSMSDLCEEAGVSRQTFYNHFRNKGDILRALIRSFTERALAGIEAGRRTRSTLGEQLDLVFEQTVVAGYDMVAAMPNAEDFVDGVHDSSKEGMEAAHQQFRDVFAEILAPYAATLNDRGLDVVALSELLQRASKAAGLNARDRDHLLTQLATLRQLCLAATGQPNGN from the coding sequence ATGAACGAAGCTGAACAAGCATTGCTCGACGCCGCGTTGCAGGTGTTCTCGCGCTATGGCGTGAAGCGAAGCAGTATGAGCGACCTCTGCGAGGAGGCCGGTGTATCGCGCCAGACTTTTTACAACCACTTCCGAAACAAGGGCGACATCCTCCGCGCGCTGATCAGAAGCTTCACCGAACGTGCTCTTGCCGGAATCGAAGCTGGCCGACGAACACGGTCCACGCTGGGTGAGCAGCTTGACCTCGTCTTCGAACAAACCGTGGTCGCAGGCTATGACATGGTTGCAGCGATGCCCAATGCCGAAGACTTCGTTGATGGCGTCCATGACAGCAGCAAAGAAGGCATGGAAGCCGCCCACCAGCAATTTCGCGACGTGTTTGCAGAAATCCTCGCGCCATATGCTGCTACGCTGAACGACAGGGGGCTCGACGTGGTCGCGCTGTCAGAACTTTTGCAACGGGCGTCCAAGGCGGCAGGCCTCAATGCGCGCGACCGCGACCATCTTTTAACCCAACTCGCCACGCTGCGCCAACTCTGCCTCGCAGCGACCGGGCAGCCGAATGGCAACTGA